In Ignavibacteriales bacterium, one DNA window encodes the following:
- the leuB gene encoding 3-isopropylmalate dehydrogenase, producing the protein MKFNITLLPGDGIGPEVTASAVKIIKLVGEKFNIEFNFIEKLIGGSSYEKFNSPLTENTLQACYDSDVIFLGAVGGTKWETLPHHLKPEAALLMLRKSLGLFANIRPAKIYKALINSSTLKSKVLDGTDFIVLRELTGGIYFGSPRGYDEKHGWNTMEYSKEEVERIAHKGFELARKRNKLVTSVDKANVLEVSQFWRSIVHEVHKDYPDVELKDMYVDNAAMQIVRNPKQFDVILTSNLFGDILSDIGGMITGSLGMLPSASLGNKYALYEPVHGSAPDIAGQNKANPLAAISSVAMMFNHSFEMQKAAELIEDSIEITLAKGYRTLDIFSEGDKLVSTTQMTDYVVESFNEIYNEQALGVFTL; encoded by the coding sequence ATGAAGTTTAATATAACTCTGCTTCCAGGTGATGGAATTGGACCGGAAGTAACTGCTTCAGCAGTAAAAATTATTAAGCTGGTAGGGGAAAAATTTAATATTGAATTTAATTTTATAGAAAAACTTATTGGCGGTTCTTCATATGAAAAATTTAATTCTCCGTTAACTGAAAACACTCTGCAAGCGTGTTATGATTCTGATGTAATTTTTCTTGGAGCAGTTGGAGGTACAAAATGGGAAACGCTTCCACATCATCTTAAACCAGAAGCAGCATTGTTGATGTTAAGAAAATCGCTTGGACTTTTTGCCAACATTAGACCTGCAAAAATTTATAAAGCATTAATCAATTCATCAACATTAAAATCGAAAGTTTTGGATGGAACTGATTTTATTGTATTGAGAGAGCTGACTGGTGGAATATATTTTGGTTCTCCCCGTGGATATGATGAAAAACATGGTTGGAATACTATGGAATATTCGAAAGAAGAAGTTGAACGGATTGCACACAAAGGATTTGAGTTAGCAAGAAAAAGAAATAAACTTGTTACATCCGTGGATAAAGCAAACGTTCTTGAAGTATCTCAATTCTGGCGGTCGATTGTTCATGAAGTGCATAAAGATTATCCTGATGTTGAATTGAAAGATATGTATGTGGATAATGCGGCAATGCAAATCGTACGTAATCCAAAACAATTTGATGTGATTTTAACTTCAAATTTGTTCGGAGATATTTTAAGTGATATTGGAGGAATGATAACCGGAAGTTTAGGAATGCTTCCATCAGCCAGCTTGGGAAATAAATATGCATTATACGAACCAGTACATGGAAGCGCACCAGATATAGCCGGGCAGAATAAAGCAAATCCTTTAGCCGCAATTTCTTCTGTTGCAATGATGTTCAATCATTCTTTTGAAATGCAAAAAGCAGCAGAGTTGATTGAAGACTCAATTGAAATAACTTTAGCTAAAGGTTATCGAACTTTGGATATTTTTTCTGAAGGTGATAAATTGGTTTCAACCACTCAAATGACGGATTATGTTGTTGAGAGTTTTAACGAAATATATAACGAGCAAGCATTAGGAGTATTTACACTTTAA
- the ilvC gene encoding ketol-acid reductoisomerase, which translates to MKVYYDQDANLEVLTSKKIAILGFGSQGHAHALNLKESGMDVCVGLRKASNRWEMAEKAGVSVKTIPEAVAWADVVMVLLPDQNQKAVYDSEIAPNLKPDATLAFAHGFNIHYKQIVPQQNINVMMIAPKGPGHLVRRTYLEGSGVPCLIAVNQDPSGNTKDLALAWAKGIGGTRAGVIETNFKNETETDLFGEQAVLCGGSAELIKAGFETLVEAGYPPELAYFECMHEMKLIVDLYYEGGLSRMNYSVSDTAEYGGMSRGKRLITAETKKEMKKILSEVQSGEFAKEWLDEYNSGMKNMDKMRKENSEHKIEVVGAKLRGMMSWLFKKNKKEEVGV; encoded by the coding sequence ATGAAAGTTTATTATGATCAAGATGCAAATTTAGAAGTATTAACAAGTAAAAAAATTGCCATACTTGGATTTGGAAGTCAGGGACATGCGCACGCACTCAATCTAAAGGAAAGTGGAATGGATGTTTGTGTTGGTTTAAGAAAAGCAAGCAATAGATGGGAAATGGCTGAAAAGGCTGGAGTATCGGTAAAAACAATTCCGGAGGCAGTTGCCTGGGCTGATGTTGTTATGGTTTTACTTCCGGACCAAAATCAAAAAGCAGTTTATGATAGTGAAATTGCTCCTAATTTAAAACCAGATGCAACGCTTGCATTCGCTCACGGATTTAATATTCATTACAAACAAATTGTACCACAACAAAATATTAATGTAATGATGATTGCTCCCAAAGGTCCGGGTCATCTTGTAAGAAGAACATATCTTGAAGGAAGTGGTGTTCCTTGTTTGATAGCAGTTAATCAGGACCCTTCCGGAAACACAAAAGATTTAGCACTTGCTTGGGCAAAAGGAATTGGCGGAACAAGAGCGGGTGTTATAGAAACTAATTTTAAAAATGAAACTGAAACTGATCTGTTTGGTGAGCAGGCAGTTTTATGCGGTGGTTCTGCAGAATTAATTAAAGCTGGGTTTGAAACACTTGTTGAAGCTGGTTATCCTCCTGAACTTGCATACTTTGAATGCATGCACGAAATGAAACTGATCGTTGATCTTTACTATGAGGGTGGTTTATCAAGAATGAATTATTCTGTAAGTGATACAGCAGAATATGGTGGCATGTCTCGCGGTAAAAGATTGATAACTGCTGAAACTAAAAAAGAAATGAAAAAAATTCTAAGTGAAGTTCAAAGCGGAGAATTTGCAAAGGAATGGCTTGATGAATACAATTCAGGTATGAAAAACATGGATAAAATGCGTAAAGAAAATAGTGAACATAAAATTGAAGTTGTTGGCGCTAAACTGCGTGGAATGATGAGTTGGTTGTTCAAAAAAAATAAAAAGGAAGAGGTTGGTGTATGA
- the ilvN gene encoding acetolactate synthase small subunit, which yields MKHIISVLVENRFGAFNRVATMFSGKGFNIQSISIGETETPEISRMTLVTTGDDKIIEQVVKQLNRLIDTIKVIDFTGSGTVARELALIAVYYQKGTRAEIIDICNIFRGNVVDVNNKTMTLEITGPPDKVDAAVNVLSPFGIKEMARSGTVALKRGEQVKEFKKEPSFSQL from the coding sequence ATGAAACATATAATTTCGGTTTTAGTAGAAAACAGATTTGGTGCGTTTAACCGTGTAGCAACAATGTTTAGCGGTAAAGGATTTAACATTCAAAGTATTTCAATTGGTGAAACTGAAACACCGGAAATATCCAGGATGACTTTGGTAACTACCGGAGATGATAAAATTATTGAACAAGTTGTAAAACAATTGAATCGTTTAATTGATACAATTAAGGTAATTGATTTTACAGGATCGGGAACAGTAGCAAGAGAATTAGCTTTGATTGCAGTTTATTATCAGAAAGGAACCCGTGCAGAGATTATTGATATCTGCAATATATTTAGAGGTAATGTTGTTGATGTGAATAATAAAACAATGACTTTAGAAATAACCGGTCCGCCAGATAAAGTTGATGCCGCTGTAAACGTTCTATCACCATTTGGTATTAAAGAAATGGCACGTTCCGGAACGGTTGCCCTAAAACGCGGTGAACAAGTAAAAGAGTTTAAAAAAGAACCATCATTTTCACAATTATAA
- the ilvB gene encoding biosynthetic-type acetolactate synthase large subunit, with the protein MKKSKPMMTGAEIFFECLRQEKVEYVFGYPGGAVLKIYEHLYDVDFLKHILVRHEQGATHMAEGYAKATGKVGVVLVTSGPGATNTVTGIADAYMDSIPIVVFTGQVATHLIGNDAFQEADIVGITRPITKHNFLVRDVRELASTIKKAFYIASTGRPGPVLVDLPKDVVSSKCEFDYPETVEMRGYKPTYLGHQNQIKKAAEMIRKAERPLLYVGGGVLMSNGTQELSIFARENKLPITMTLQGLGAFPGNDDLSLGMLGMHGTYWANQAVNNCDVLVALGARFDDRVTGKIETFAKHAYKIHVDIDPTAIDKNIIVDLPIVGDVKHVLAELAVEMTDPPELENWWNQINGWREECPLDFEEDDGRLRIQYVLQKLSEKTKGEAVVITDVGQHQMWTAQFYKFNNPRSHITSGGLGTMGFSVPASIGAAFGVKDRPIISISGDGGFQMNIQELITAAANKLPIKFIIMNNGFLGMVRQWQELFHAEKYSFTDLSNSNPDFVKVGEAFGLASFSTNSPKNVEDILDQAFAINDRPVLIEFKVVREEMVFPMVPSGGSIADMIVKRLNPKSMI; encoded by the coding sequence ATGAAAAAATCTAAACCAATGATGACAGGCGCTGAAATATTTTTCGAGTGCCTGAGGCAAGAAAAAGTTGAATATGTATTTGGTTATCCGGGTGGAGCTGTACTTAAAATTTATGAACACCTTTACGACGTTGATTTCCTGAAGCATATTCTTGTCCGCCACGAACAAGGTGCTACCCATATGGCGGAAGGCTATGCAAAAGCAACGGGCAAAGTTGGTGTTGTATTGGTTACATCAGGTCCGGGTGCAACAAACACAGTTACAGGAATTGCAGATGCTTATATGGATTCGATTCCGATTGTTGTTTTTACCGGTCAGGTTGCAACGCACTTAATTGGTAATGATGCATTTCAGGAAGCAGATATTGTTGGCATTACCCGACCAATTACAAAACATAATTTTCTGGTTCGGGATGTACGCGAGTTAGCAAGCACAATAAAAAAGGCTTTCTATATTGCCTCTACCGGAAGACCTGGACCAGTTTTAGTTGATCTACCAAAGGATGTTGTAAGTTCTAAGTGTGAGTTTGATTATCCGGAAACAGTGGAAATGCGTGGTTACAAACCAACTTATCTTGGTCATCAGAATCAAATAAAAAAAGCAGCAGAGATGATAAGGAAAGCTGAACGACCATTACTTTATGTTGGTGGTGGTGTTCTTATGTCCAATGGAACTCAGGAACTCTCAATTTTTGCAAGAGAAAATAAATTACCAATAACCATGACTTTGCAAGGATTAGGTGCATTTCCGGGCAACGATGATTTATCGCTTGGTATGCTTGGAATGCATGGAACATACTGGGCAAATCAAGCCGTTAACAATTGTGATGTTCTTGTGGCTCTGGGGGCAAGGTTTGACGATAGAGTAACTGGCAAGATTGAAACATTTGCTAAACACGCATATAAAATTCACGTTGATATTGATCCAACCGCAATAGATAAAAACATAATTGTAGATCTTCCAATTGTTGGAGATGTTAAACATGTTTTAGCTGAATTAGCAGTGGAGATGACAGATCCGCCAGAATTAGAAAACTGGTGGAATCAAATTAATGGTTGGCGGGAGGAGTGCCCTTTAGATTTTGAAGAAGATGACGGTAGGTTGCGTATTCAATATGTACTTCAGAAACTTTCAGAAAAAACAAAGGGAGAAGCAGTTGTAATAACAGATGTTGGACAACATCAAATGTGGACTGCACAGTTTTATAAATTTAACAATCCGCGTTCGCATATAACAAGCGGTGGGTTAGGCACAATGGGATTTTCTGTTCCGGCTTCTATAGGTGCAGCATTTGGAGTTAAAGATAGACCAATAATTTCCATCAGCGGTGATGGAGGTTTCCAGATGAATATTCAGGAATTGATAACTGCTGCTGCAAATAAACTTCCGATAAAATTTATTATAATGAATAACGGTTTTCTTGGAATGGTAAGACAATGGCAGGAATTATTTCACGCAGAAAAATATAGTTTTACAGATCTTTCTAATAGCAATCCTGATTTTGTTAAAGTTGGAGAAGCATTTGGATTAGCTTCCTTCTCTACAAATTCTCCTAAAAATGTAGAAGACATATTAGATCAGGCTTTTGCTATAAATGATCGCCCCGTTTTGATCGAGTTTAAAGTTGTAAGAGAAGAAATGGTTTTCCCAATGGTTCCCTCTGGTGGTTCCATTGCCGATATGATTGTAAAAAGGTTAAATCCAAAATCAATGATCTAA
- the ilvD gene encoding dihydroxy-acid dehydratase, with product MRSDLIKTGYDKAPHRSLLKATGVIKSDEDFKKPFIGVCNSYIDLIPGHVHLQEFGKIIKDAVREAGGVPFEFNTIGVDDGIAMGHIGMRYSLASRELIADCVETVVEAHRLDGMVCIPNCDKIVPGMLMAAVRINVPTIFISGGPMKAGRLPSGEKTDLISVFEGVGEFKTGKINEERLKQLEDFSCPSCGSCSGMFTANSMNCLMEALGLALPGNGSILAIDPRRKELAKQAAKQIIYLVEKDLKPRDILSRETFLNAFALDMAMGGSTNTVLHALAIANEAEIGFDLHELNTLAERIPYICKVSPATKLVHMEDVDNAGGISAILNELSKIEGALDLSRPTVTGKTLGENISSAVVKDRKVIKSVEEPYSKKGGLAVLFGNLAPEGSVVKTGAVDPSMMQCSGPAKIYESQDEALTGILNSEVKAGDVVVIRYEGPKGGPGMPEMLSPTSAIMGMGLGDKVALITDGRFSGGTRGACIGHVSPEAAEYGPIAALHNGDIIEIDIPNKKINVKLSDNEIEERLALLPNFEPKIKRGYLARYATMVSSAHTGAILKIPEIKETRKATL from the coding sequence GTGAGATCTGATTTAATAAAAACTGGCTATGACAAAGCCCCACACCGTAGTTTACTTAAAGCAACCGGAGTTATTAAAAGCGATGAAGATTTCAAAAAACCATTCATCGGCGTTTGTAATTCATATATCGATTTGATTCCAGGACATGTACATCTTCAGGAGTTTGGAAAAATTATTAAAGATGCTGTTAGAGAAGCAGGCGGAGTTCCATTTGAATTCAACACTATTGGTGTTGATGATGGAATAGCAATGGGACATATCGGAATGCGATATTCTTTAGCAAGCCGGGAATTGATTGCTGATTGTGTGGAAACTGTAGTTGAAGCCCACCGCTTAGATGGAATGGTTTGCATTCCAAACTGTGATAAAATTGTTCCCGGAATGTTGATGGCTGCAGTACGAATTAATGTTCCAACTATTTTTATTTCTGGTGGACCAATGAAAGCCGGTAGATTACCTTCCGGTGAAAAAACTGATTTGATTTCTGTCTTTGAAGGAGTAGGTGAATTTAAAACAGGAAAAATAAATGAAGAACGTTTAAAACAGTTAGAAGATTTTAGTTGTCCATCCTGTGGTTCTTGTTCTGGTATGTTTACCGCCAACTCCATGAACTGCTTGATGGAAGCCCTCGGTTTAGCACTCCCCGGTAATGGTTCTATCCTTGCAATTGATCCCAGAAGAAAAGAATTAGCAAAACAAGCGGCAAAACAAATTATATATCTTGTTGAAAAAGATTTAAAACCGAGAGATATTCTATCCAGAGAAACTTTCCTTAACGCATTTGCACTTGATATGGCAATGGGAGGAAGCACGAATACTGTTCTTCATGCACTTGCTATTGCAAATGAAGCTGAGATCGGATTTGATTTGCACGAATTAAACACTCTGGCTGAGCGGATTCCTTATATCTGTAAAGTAAGTCCAGCAACTAAACTTGTTCACATGGAAGATGTAGATAACGCTGGTGGAATTTCTGCAATTTTAAATGAACTCTCTAAAATTGAAGGAGCACTTGATCTGTCGCGTCCAACAGTAACAGGAAAAACTTTGGGAGAAAATATTTCGTCTGCTGTTGTTAAAGATAGGAAGGTAATTAAAAGTGTAGAAGAACCTTATTCAAAAAAAGGTGGTTTAGCAGTTCTGTTTGGAAACCTGGCTCCCGAAGGCTCAGTTGTAAAAACTGGTGCGGTAGATCCAAGTATGATGCAATGCTCTGGTCCGGCAAAAATTTATGAATCCCAGGATGAAGCATTAACCGGTATTTTAAATAGCGAAGTTAAAGCTGGAGATGTTGTTGTAATCCGTTACGAAGGACCCAAGGGAGGACCAGGAATGCCGGAAATGTTATCTCCCACAAGTGCAATTATGGGAATGGGTTTAGGTGATAAGGTAGCTTTGATTACAGATGGAAGATTTTCTGGTGGAACGCGTGGCGCTTGCATCGGACATGTTTCCCCGGAAGCCGCTGAATATGGACCAATTGCTGCATTACACAACGGAGATATTATAGAAATTGACATTCCGAATAAAAAGATAAATGTGAAATTATCGGATAATGAAATTGAAGAAAGACTCGCTTTACTTCCGAACTTCGAACCAAAAATAAAACGAGGTTACTTAGCTCGTTATGCAACAATGGTTTCATCTGCGCATACCGGAGCGATATTAAAAATTCCTGAAATAAAAGAAACAAGAAAGGCAACTTTATGA
- the thrA gene encoding bifunctional aspartate kinase/homoserine dehydrogenase I produces MKVLKFGGSSVGNPERIKNVIDIVIHSYKKNKRVAVIFSAFQGITDSLIKMSNLASKAHDDYCSLFVDLKLRHMDAAKQLISTANQKKAIDVLETALVELENVLYGIFLVKELSPKTLDYVMSFGERLSSFIITQSLIDRKIKTEFLDSRLLVKTDETFGSAKVNFEVTNELIRSYFQKHKSLQVVTGFIGSTSTNETTTIGRGGSDYSASIFGAALSVDEIEIWTDVDGIMTADPRKVKKAFSIPNISFEEAMEMSHFGAKVIHPPTMKPAMEQNIPIRIRNTFNPGFAGTLIGKRNGENKFPIKGISSIDNISLLRIEGSGMTGAAGFGQRILNALAVGKINVMMITMASSQYSLCLAVLPKFASTAKKLIDDELKYEIRDGMVEEVFIENNLSIIAVVGENMRNATGLSGRVFQSLGKNGINIVSIAQGSSELNISVVIPKEDEAKALNAIHDAFFLSEYKSINLFVVGTGLIGRTLFKQIQNQLDFLSNELFIDLKIMAIANSRKMLFDSRGLSIKDWDERLSNSTEQMNLNEFVSRMTELNLPNSIFVDCTSSEQLLTKYLEILQSSISIVTPNKKANSSNYEFYLKLKQAAHKHNVKFLYETNVGAGLPIISTLQDLVTSGDKIIKIEGILSGTLSYIFNSFNGSKPFSKILKEAQEKGFTEPDPRDDLNGLDVARKLLILVREAGYQLELNDIQIENLIPLNCRKKSSLEEFYKSLEKNDSWFEDRREKASLEGKSLRYIAKYEKGSAVVSLQSVDSNHPFFSISGNDNIVAFKTVYYNERPIVIAGPGAGAEVTSGGIFADIIRIGNYLI; encoded by the coding sequence ATGAAAGTTTTAAAATTTGGCGGTTCATCGGTTGGTAATCCTGAAAGGATTAAAAACGTAATTGACATTGTTATCCATAGCTACAAAAAAAATAAAAGAGTTGCAGTTATATTCTCTGCATTCCAGGGGATAACTGATTCTCTAATTAAAATGAGTAACCTGGCATCAAAAGCGCATGACGATTATTGTTCCTTATTTGTAGATTTGAAACTAAGGCATATGGATGCTGCTAAACAACTAATATCCACTGCCAACCAAAAAAAAGCAATCGATGTATTGGAAACTGCTTTGGTAGAACTTGAGAATGTACTCTATGGAATATTTTTGGTAAAAGAATTATCACCCAAAACACTGGATTATGTTATGAGTTTTGGTGAAAGACTCTCTTCATTTATTATTACCCAAAGTTTAATTGATCGGAAAATTAAAACGGAATTTCTGGATAGCCGTCTTTTAGTTAAGACTGATGAAACTTTTGGATCTGCGAAAGTAAATTTTGAAGTTACTAATGAATTAATAAGATCATATTTTCAGAAACATAAAAGTCTACAGGTAGTAACAGGATTTATTGGATCAACTTCTACCAATGAAACCACTACAATTGGACGCGGTGGTTCAGACTATTCAGCATCAATATTTGGCGCTGCATTATCTGTTGATGAAATTGAAATCTGGACTGACGTTGATGGAATTATGACTGCAGATCCTAGAAAAGTAAAAAAAGCTTTTTCTATTCCTAATATTAGTTTTGAAGAAGCAATGGAAATGTCGCATTTTGGAGCTAAGGTAATTCATCCCCCTACAATGAAACCTGCAATGGAACAAAATATTCCTATCAGGATAAGGAATACTTTTAATCCAGGATTTGCAGGAACATTAATAGGTAAGCGGAATGGGGAAAATAAATTTCCTATTAAAGGTATATCCTCAATAGATAACATTTCCCTTCTCCGCATTGAAGGTAGTGGAATGACCGGTGCTGCTGGATTTGGACAAAGGATACTAAATGCTTTAGCTGTTGGTAAAATTAATGTAATGATGATTACAATGGCATCATCACAGTACTCACTTTGCCTAGCCGTTCTGCCAAAATTTGCTTCTACAGCAAAAAAATTAATAGATGATGAGTTAAAATATGAAATACGCGATGGAATGGTTGAAGAAGTTTTTATTGAAAATAATCTTTCAATAATTGCTGTTGTTGGAGAAAATATGCGCAATGCAACAGGATTATCAGGAAGAGTATTTCAATCTCTTGGAAAGAATGGAATTAATATTGTATCAATTGCGCAAGGTTCGTCCGAATTAAACATTTCTGTTGTAATACCAAAAGAAGATGAAGCTAAAGCGTTAAATGCCATCCACGATGCTTTTTTCTTATCAGAATATAAATCTATTAATCTATTTGTGGTTGGAACCGGCTTAATTGGAAGAACTTTATTCAAGCAGATTCAAAATCAACTCGACTTTCTTTCAAATGAATTATTTATTGACCTTAAGATAATGGCGATTGCTAACAGTCGAAAAATGTTGTTCGATTCAAGAGGACTTTCAATAAAAGATTGGGATGAAAGATTGAGCAATTCTACAGAACAAATGAATCTTAATGAATTTGTTTCCAGGATGACAGAACTTAATCTTCCTAATAGCATTTTTGTTGATTGTACTTCGAGCGAACAATTGTTGACTAAATACTTAGAAATTCTGCAGTCAAGTATTTCAATCGTTACACCAAACAAAAAAGCTAATTCGAGTAACTATGAATTTTATCTGAAACTTAAGCAAGCAGCCCATAAACACAATGTTAAATTTCTTTATGAAACAAATGTTGGCGCTGGCTTACCAATAATAAGTACACTGCAAGATCTGGTAACAAGCGGAGATAAAATTATAAAAATTGAAGGGATTTTATCGGGAACGCTTAGTTACATTTTTAACTCTTTTAATGGAAGCAAACCATTTTCCAAAATTCTTAAAGAAGCGCAGGAGAAAGGATTTACAGAGCCGGATCCGCGTGATGATTTGAACGGACTTGACGTTGCGCGTAAATTATTAATTTTAGTAAGAGAAGCTGGCTACCAACTTGAATTGAATGATATTCAAATAGAAAATTTGATTCCATTAAACTGCAGAAAAAAATCATCTCTGGAAGAATTTTATAAATCGCTTGAAAAAAATGATTCGTGGTTCGAAGATCGCAGAGAAAAAGCTTCTTTGGAAGGAAAATCTTTACGTTATATAGCAAAATATGAAAAAGGATCAGCTGTTGTCTCTCTTCAGTCAGTAGATAGCAACCACCCGTTTTTTTCTATTTCTGGCAACGATAATATTGTTGCATTCAAAACAGTTTATTACAACGAAAGACCAATTGTAATTGCAGGTCCCGGTGCTGGTGCAGAAGTTACATCCGGCGGAATCTTTGCTGATATAATCCGAATTGGTAATTATTTAATTTAA
- the asd gene encoding aspartate-semialdehyde dehydrogenase: protein MEELKNKISVAVLGATGSVGQKFIELLANHPWFIVKEVAASERSSGKKYKEAVNWILSSQLPEDIGNLIVEDCLPNLKSKIVFSGLDASVAGDIETEFANAGYYVISNSRNHRFDEDVPLLIPEVNPEHLELIKLQKCKGAIVTNPNCSTIGLVLALKPLYDAFGIEAVNVVTMQALSGAGYPGVASLDIIDNVVPFIGGEEKKMETEPLKILGKFEDNKIHFSDFKISAQCNRVAVLDGHLETVQVKLKSKTSIEEIKKVWKDFTSIAQELKLPFAPAKPIYYFEEDKYPQPKLHRNLDKGMAASIGRLRECPIFDYKFVVLSHNTIRGAAGGAILNAELMIEKGYFKNINY, encoded by the coding sequence ATGGAAGAATTGAAAAATAAAATATCAGTTGCTGTTTTAGGTGCTACCGGAAGCGTTGGACAAAAATTTATTGAACTACTTGCAAATCATCCATGGTTTATTGTTAAGGAAGTTGCGGCCTCAGAAAGATCTTCCGGTAAAAAATATAAAGAAGCTGTTAACTGGATATTATCATCTCAGCTTCCGGAAGATATTGGAAATTTAATTGTTGAAGATTGCCTGCCTAATTTGAAAAGCAAAATTGTTTTTTCTGGATTGGATGCAAGTGTTGCTGGTGACATTGAAACTGAATTTGCAAATGCTGGATATTATGTTATTTCTAATTCAAGGAATCACCGGTTTGATGAGGATGTTCCGCTGTTAATTCCGGAAGTAAATCCCGAACATCTTGAATTGATTAAGCTACAGAAGTGTAAAGGTGCAATAGTAACTAATCCTAATTGTTCCACCATTGGATTGGTATTAGCTCTTAAACCGTTGTATGATGCATTTGGAATTGAAGCAGTAAATGTTGTAACAATGCAAGCTTTATCTGGCGCAGGTTATCCTGGGGTAGCTTCTTTGGATATAATCGATAATGTTGTTCCGTTCATTGGTGGTGAAGAAAAAAAGATGGAAACTGAACCGCTTAAAATCCTTGGGAAATTCGAAGATAACAAAATTCATTTTTCTGATTTTAAAATAAGTGCGCAATGTAACCGGGTTGCAGTATTGGATGGTCATTTAGAAACTGTCCAGGTAAAATTAAAAAGCAAAACATCTATCGAGGAAATAAAAAAAGTTTGGAAGGATTTTACAAGTATAGCCCAGGAATTAAAACTTCCATTCGCTCCAGCTAAACCAATTTACTATTTTGAAGAGGATAAATATCCTCAACCAAAATTGCATCGGAATTTGGATAAGGGCATGGCTGCAAGCATTGGCAGACTGAGGGAATGTCCTATTTTCGATTATAAATTTGTAGTTCTTTCCCACAACACAATTCGTGGTGCTGCGGGTGGAGCAATTCTTAACGCAGAATTGATGATAGAAAAAGGATACTTTAAAAATATTAATTATTAA
- a CDS encoding homoserine kinase, translated as MHKEIRVFAPATVSNVACGFDVMGFAIDQPGDEVVVRLSKNSCVTISKITGDDGKLPLDPNKNTAGAPVIALLKHLGMNIGIEIEIHKKMALGSGLGSSAASAVASAYALNELLGTGLSNKELLPFAIEGEKIASGAVHADNVAPCLFGGFILIRGYNPIDIVEIPVPSNLFCTVIHPHLEINTKESRKLLPKDIPLSLAKTHWGNTAGLIAGLLKQDFDLISRSLIDVIVEPVRSPFIPGYNEVKLSAMEAGALGCNISGSGPAIFALSNSQDVANNIGKVMKEQLNNIKLSNTVFVSKINKQGPKIIDME; from the coding sequence ATGCACAAAGAAATCAGAGTATTTGCTCCTGCCACAGTTTCAAATGTAGCTTGTGGTTTTGATGTGATGGGATTCGCAATCGATCAGCCTGGTGATGAAGTTGTTGTTCGATTAAGTAAAAATTCCTGTGTAACAATTTCCAAAATAACAGGTGATGATGGGAAGCTTCCGCTTGATCCAAATAAAAATACTGCCGGGGCACCTGTTATTGCTTTATTAAAACATCTTGGGATGAATATTGGAATTGAAATTGAAATTCATAAAAAGATGGCATTGGGAAGCGGACTTGGATCGAGTGCAGCAAGTGCTGTAGCTTCGGCATATGCTCTAAATGAATTGTTGGGAACTGGTCTATCAAATAAAGAACTCCTTCCATTTGCTATTGAAGGTGAAAAAATTGCAAGCGGAGCTGTGCATGCAGATAATGTTGCACCTTGTCTATTTGGTGGATTTATTTTAATCCGCGGTTATAATCCAATTGATATTGTGGAAATTCCTGTTCCTTCAAATTTATTTTGTACTGTGATTCATCCGCATCTTGAAATCAACACGAAAGAATCAAGGAAGTTATTACCAAAAGATATCCCATTATCGCTGGCAAAGACACATTGGGGGAATACTGCTGGTTTGATTGCTGGATTATTAAAGCAGGATTTTGATTTGATAAGCCGATCATTGATAGATGTAATTGTTGAACCAGTACGATCCCCATTTATTCCAGGGTATAATGAAGTTAAACTCTCTGCAATGGAAGCCGGTGCACTTGGATGCAATATTTCCGGATCAGGTCCGGCAATTTTTGCATTATCAAACTCGCAGGATGTTGCTAACAATATTGGCAAGGTTATGAAAGAACAATTAAATAATATTAAATTGTCAAACACAGTGTTCGTTTCAAAAATTAATAAACAAGGACCTAAAATAATTGATATGGAATAA